TCTGCCAATTAAGGCCAATGAAAGTCCAATTTTGTCATTATGTGATGCCAATCTAATTCCAATACACTCTATACCTTGCTGTACAGGCTAATGTACACTTAGGCCATCGAGTAACTGGGGTAAAAAAAATGCTGAATCACTTTGTTGACTGGGTATGCAAACAACTTGAAAAGAAAGGCAGTAGCCCTCGTTATATCCAACTGCAAAAAGCCATTGAAATGGCCATTGAAAAGCGATTATTGCATGTCGGCGAGTTTTTACCACCAGAACGCCGATTAGCTGAGCTTCTCAATATCTCCCGCGTCACCGTCAGTAAGGCAATGCAGCTTCTGGAGGAAAAAGGGGTCATCATACGCCAGCAAGGGATTGGCACTCAGGTGGTCAAACCGGGTGGTTCTTCACTCAATCAGGCAGTGGGTTTTACTTCTCAAGTGATTAAAGATGGAGGAACGGCCTCCAATTATTGGCTGTCGAGAAATATTATTCCCGCACCGGCCAAAATTGCGAAAAAATTGTCGGTTAACACCGGTGAACCTATCGCTGAACTGCGCCGCATCCGCCTTGCCAACGGGATGCCGGTTTCCCTGGAAAATACCTATATTCCCCGCCCCTATCTGCCTCATCCTGAGCGATTGGAAGGCTCCCTGTATGGGTATTGGGAGGAGCAAAACATCCATCTCACCAACGTCAATCACAAAATCAAAGCCATTGCCTGCCCTGCGGATCTGGCCATCCTGCTTAATATCGCTGAAAGCTCTCCATTGCTACAGATTCACCAAATCAGCCAGAATAACCAAAATGAGATTATCGAATTCAGCGAAATTTTGTGTCGTGGTGATATTTATCGGCTGGATTTCAATTCTCCACAAAATATCAACATCAATTATAAGCTCAAAAATGATTAATTAATTTGATTGTTTTTGGATGGACAACCCCCTTCACTTGAAGGGGGTTATTTCGCCTAATTCCTTCTTATCACTTATTAT
This genomic interval from Xenorhabdus doucetiae contains the following:
- a CDS encoding GntR family transcriptional regulator encodes the protein MLNHFVDWVCKQLEKKGSSPRYIQLQKAIEMAIEKRLLHVGEFLPPERRLAELLNISRVTVSKAMQLLEEKGVIIRQQGIGTQVVKPGGSSLNQAVGFTSQVIKDGGTASNYWLSRNIIPAPAKIAKKLSVNTGEPIAELRRIRLANGMPVSLENTYIPRPYLPHPERLEGSLYGYWEEQNIHLTNVNHKIKAIACPADLAILLNIAESSPLLQIHQISQNNQNEIIEFSEILCRGDIYRLDFNSPQNININYKLKND